One genomic segment of Helianthus annuus cultivar XRQ/B chromosome 14, HanXRQr2.0-SUNRISE, whole genome shotgun sequence includes these proteins:
- the LOC110908496 gene encoding uncharacterized protein LOC110908496 isoform X1 — protein sequence MSPTILHSIFFFILLTPIQFPHAEETMVPLIEPGRRNLMTSPFNDVRRKLNGFQICSLCTCCNSGGGNGGAGGGKYCTPSPCCYAINCNIPNRPFGFCSFTPKSCNCFGCHL from the exons ATGTCTCCTACCATCCTTCActccatcttcttcttcatcctctTAACCCCAATTCAATTCCCCCAT GCGGAAGAAACAATGGTGCCGTTAATAGAGCCCGGAAGACGGAATCTCATGACTTCTCCGTTCAACGACGTTCGCCGGAAACTCAACGGTTTCCAGATTTGTTCACTCTGCACCTGCTGCAACTCCGGCGGTGGCAACGGCGGCGCCGGTGGCGGTAAATACTGCACGCCGTCGCCGTGTTGTTACGCGATCAATTGCAATATCCCAAATCGGCCGTTTGGGTTCTGCTCGTTCACTCCGAAATCATGTAATTGCTTTGGATGCCATCTTTAA
- the LOC110906790 gene encoding uncharacterized protein LOC110906790: MDNNRDRSLEDLGFRSFSDRMHEDVFITSKGSVNVQDLRQTSSLQNKPVRIDGNPLIPRRGVVSKDPKVINVIDELEKITVPVQPPSSGSNSQDYQHGMSSEGPDSVWGYGGGQTAANVDAHANPSLNNVVKDMAGFSYADKVKTMNSLKREVNFRKLDATETVQDADVLIPREVIQKVQDKFENVLYGYFLGNRLPFPVVEYYAKNVWAKHGFAKIMMNSEGFFFFKFDSKEGMMKVLEGGPWLIRKVPLFLNVWSPSVNLKKECIKSVPVWVKFHNVPIAIYTDDGLSLLASKLGTPKRLDGYTADMCVDNWGRSSFARAMIEINADNDLKDFITVAIPKLEEDGYITEKVKIEYEWKPQRCSVCCVFGHNDQTCPKNIITKAKQVVIDDEGFITDTRKQARIGVLQKKQKAKFVYRPKGGNSGASSSGTKHDKPVPNVNANVATKNSFEALSKSDGDVVIPLANAENMGPKPDVRNKPNGNREEEVVEVVPTEMSKFMSGTSGGNNSEGASTPGFTESHIHVNKLSGICSNVFRSWSWTSNGGLCSRGTRIILGWNTDVVDIMVISQSDQVMHTQIHIKADNRVFFCSFVYAENKALDRRILWEDLCNFNALARDKPWLVLGDFNVALNMEDCLSGPSHHTSGMREFFDCVKMTELLDIPSHGIHFTWNQKPREGIGVMKKLDRVMSNLKFMGLFPYGHALFKSPRLSDHSPCIVKFSTTARVKPKPFKFPNFIVTKEEFRQAVSGEWAKEVQGHSMFAVVKKMRNLKPIFCKILFRQGNLHERVASLRLKLDHIQQQVDANPLDLVLRDDHAKCLRDFQTAAYDEECFLKQKAKVEWLCAGDTNTAFFHKCVKSRHARNKIFSIMDVQGNRYEGDQVPTAFLNHYTNFLGREDRVDTFDIGELFVNTLSDFSANHMVRSVTRDEVKKAMFGIGENKAPGPDGYTSAFFKHSWDVVGDQVTNAVLDFFENGQMLKQINHTIIALVPKKDSPNSVQDYRPISCCNVLFKCISKIITDRIKGSLDGLVSINQSAFVPGRKITDNILLTQELMHNYHIDRGPSRCALKIDIHKAYDTVNWSFLEAVLLGFGFHSTMVRWIKNCVSTVSYSPSINGELHGYFCGKRGLRQGDPLSPYLFTLVMEVLSLLLQRASKVDSGFRFHAHCAKQKIINVSFADDLFIFAHADCVSVKLIRDALQKFTRISGLVPSAPKSPIFFCNVQPYVKDQILGLMPFQEGSLPVRYLGVPLISSRLAYSDCKILVERVQRRIDNWLSKSLSFAGRLQLINSVIAAMYSYWASVFMLPVRIVKDLEKCMRRFLWNGGVQGSSRSKVAWKDVCLPKIEGGLGIRSVVDVNKALISSHAWSIINNRRSLWVSWIHTYKLKGISFWEVKCSSNPSWGWRKILALRNQIRPYVWKTIQSGQQTNAWSDNWCSCSPIRDFISPRRIHNAGFNLNTTVADLIDSNGQWKWPVAWYDLFPVLLNISAPTLVEDVADRSRWKDYEGKLQHFHSFEAWNSFRMWRDKVTWVDAVWFSQCIPRHSFHVWLVINNKLKTQDRMSIWEAGSATNLILMCCPLCFYDRDSRDHLFFQCPYASEVWKTVREWVDMGNVNNTWSSVLDWIENNASSKQLNKIVCKILLGATTYFIWQERNNRLFSNLQRSPAIISQVIFNTVRLKLMGFSFASHPDHLKIRD; the protein is encoded by the exons ATGGATAATAATCGTGATAGGAGTTTGGAGGACTTAGGGTTTCGTTCTTTTTCGGATAGGATGCATGAGGATGTATTCATCACTTCTAAGGGTTCGGTTAATGTCCAGGATCTGCGTCAAACTTCTTCTTTGCAAAACAAGCCTGTACGGATTGATGGGAATCCGTTGATTCCTCGTCGAGGTGTTGTGTCGAAAGATCCTAAGGTCATCAATGTTATTGATGAGTTGGAGAAAATTACGGTCCCAGTTCAGCCGCCTTCGAGCGGCTCTAACAGTCAAGATTATCAGCACGGGATGTCGTCAGAGGGTCCGGATAGTGTGTGGGGATATGGAGGTGGGCAAACGGCTGCTAATGTAGATGCCCATGCAAACCCTAGTTTGAATAATGTGGTGAAGGACATGGCCGGGTTTTCGTATGCGGACAAGGTTAAAACGATGAATTCGCTGAAAAGAGAAGTCAATTTCAGAAAACTGGATGCTACGGAGACGGTTCAGGATGCGGATGTGCTTATTCCTCGTGAGGTAATTCAGAAGGTTCAGGATAAATTTGAGAATGTGTTGTATGGATACTTTTTGGGCAATAGGCTTCCTTTTCCTGTTGTGGAATACTATGCTAAAAATGTATGGGCTAAACATGGTTTTGCTAAGATTATGATGAACTCGGAAGGGTTCTTCTTTTTTAAGTTTGATTCTAAGGAGGGGATGATGAAAGTGCTCGAAGGAGGGCCATGGTTAATTAGAaaggttcctcttttcttgaatgtTTGGTCGCCTTCGGTCAACCTCAAGAAGGAGTGTATCAAATCGGTTCCGGTTTGGGTTAAATTTCATAATGTCCCTATTGCTATCTACACGGATGATGGGCTGAGTTTATTAGCTTCTAAGTTGGGTACTCCGAAAAGGTTAGATGGCTATACGGCTGATATGTGTGTGGATAACTGGGGGAGGAGTAGTTTTGCACGTGCCATGATTGAGATTAATGCGGATAATGATTTAAAAGATTTTATAACGGTTGCCATTCCGAAGCTTGAGGAGGATGGCTATATTACCGAAAAGGTGAAAATAGAGTATGAATGGAAGCCTCAGCGCTGCTCGGTGTGCTGTGTATTTGGCCATAATGACCAAACATGCCCTAAGAATATCATTACTAAAGCTAAACAAGTGGTAATAGATGACGAGGGTTTCATAACGGATACGAGGAAACAAGCTAGAATTGGGGTTTTGCAAAAGAAACAGAAGGCTAAGTTTGTGTATAGGCCGAAGGGTGGGAACTCGGGTGCAAGCTCCTCGGGTACGAAACATGATAAACCGGTTCCCAATGTGAATGCCAATGTGGCAACCAAAAACTCTTTTGAAGCGTTATCTAAGTCTGATGGGGATGTGGTTATTCCTCTTGCTAATGCGGAAAATATGGGTCCAAAGCCGGATGTTAGGAATAAACCAAATGGTAATCGTGAGGAAGAGGTTGTTGAGGTTGTGCCTACGGAAATGTCTAAATTCATGAGTGGTACTTCGGGTGGAAACaattctgagggggcaagcactcccggtttCACAG AGTCTCATATCCATGTGAATAAGTTATCCGGTATTTGTAGCAATGTCTTTAGGAGTTGGAGTTGGACGTCTAATGGAGGGTTATGTTCCAGAGGTACCAGAATTATTCTTGGATGGAATACAGATGTGGTGGATATTATGGTGATTTCACAATCGGACCAGGTGATGCATACTCAAATCCATATCAAAGCTGATAATAGAGTGTTTTTCTGCTCTTTCGTTTATGCTGAAAACAAGGCCCTTGATCGTCGAATTCTATGGGAGGATTTATGCAATTTTAATGCCTTGGCTCGTGATAAACCGTGGTTAGTTCTTGGAGATTTTAATGTGGCTCTTAATATGGAAGATTGTTTGTCTGGCCCGTCCCATCATACTTCCGGCATGAGGGAGTTCTTTGATTGTGTTAAGATGACTGAGCTTCTAGACATTCCGAGCCATGGCATCCACTTTACGTGGAATCAAAAGCCTAGAGAGGGGATTGGAGTCATGAAGAAGTTAGACCGTGTTATGAGTAACCTGAAATTCATGGGACTTTTTCCGTATGGTCATGCTCTTTTTAAATCGCCACGGTTATCAGACCACTCTCCTTGTATTGTGAAGTTTTCAACGACGGCACGGGTTAAACCTAAACCGTTCAAATTTCCTAACTTCATTGTCACTAAAGAGGAGTTTAGGCAGGCGGTTTCGGGTGAATGGGCTAAGGAGGTTCAAGGTCACTCTATGTTCGCTGTtgtgaagaaaatgagaaacttGAAACCTATCTTTTGCAAAATCCTCTTTCGGCAAGGGAACTTGCATGAGAGGGTTGCTAGTTTACGGCTTAAACTTGATCATATTCAGCAACAAGTGGATGCTAATCCGTTGGATTTGGTGCTTCGTGACGACCATGCCAAATGCCTTCGGGATTTTCAAACGGCGGCGTATGACGAGGAGTGCTTCCTTAAACAGAAAGCCAAGGTAGAATGGCTATGTGCAGGGGATACTAACACAGCTTTTTTTCATAAGTGTGTAAAAAGTCGTCATGCTCGAAACAAAATTTTTAGTATTATGGATGTTCAGGGGAATCGGTATGAGGGAGATCAAGTTCCAACAGCCTTTCTTAATCATTATACTAATTTTTTAGGCAGGGAGGATCGGGTTGATACATTTGATATTGGGGAGCTTTTTGTTAACACTCTATCCGATTTTTCAGCTAATCATATGGTTCGATCGGTGACAAGGGATGAAGTCAAAAAAGCTATGTTCGGTATTGGTGAAAACAAAGCCCCAGGTCCGGATGGGTACACTTCGGCATTCTTTAAACACTCTTGGGATGTGGTGGGTGATCAAGTTACGAACGCGGTGCTGGATTTTTTTGAGAATGGCCAAATGTTAAAGCAAATCAATCACACTATTATAGCTTTAGTGCCTAAAAAGGATTCTCCTAACTCGGTGCAGGATTACCGACCGATTTCCTGCTGTAATGTCCTCTTTAAATGCATAAGTAAGATTATAACGGATAGAATTAAAGGAAGCTTGGATGGATTAGTCAGCATCAATCAATCGGCTTTTGTTCCGGGTCGTAAAATTACTGACAATATTCTTCTGACGCAGGAACTAATGCATAACTACCATATTGATAGAGGTCCGTCGCGATGTGCCTTGAAGATTGATATCCATAAGGCCTATGATACTGTCAATTGGTCCTTTCTTGAAGCGGTTTTGTTGGGTTTCGGGTTTCATAGTACAATGGTCAGGTGGATTAAGAATTGTGTTTCTACAGTTTCTTATTCTCCGAGCATTAACGGGGAGCTACATGGGTATTTTTGTGGTAAGAGGGGTCTTAGACAGGGCGATCCTCTATCTCCATACTTATTTACTCTAGTAATGGAAGTCCTCTCTCTCCTCCTCCAGCGAGCCTCGAAGGTCGATTCAGGTTTTCGTTTCCATGCGCATTGTGCGAAGCAAAAGATTATCAATGTGTCTTTTGCCGATGATTTGTTCATCTTTGCCCATGCGGATTGTGTCTCGGTTAAGTTGATAAGGGACGCTCTTCAGAAATTCACAAGGATATCGGGTTTGGTTCCAAGTGCTCCTAAAAGTCCTATATTCTTTTGCAATGTTCAGCCCTATGTTAAGGATCAGATCTTGGGTCTAATGCCGTTCCAGGAGGGCTCTCTTCCCGTGCGTTATCTTGGAGTGCCTCTTATTTCTTCAAGGCTTGCGTATAGTGATTGTAAAATTCTGGTGGAAAGAGTTCAAAGAAGGATTGACAATTGGTTATCTAAGTCCTTGTCTTTTGCGGGGAGGCTCCAATTGATCAATTCGGTCATTGCTGCCATGTATTCGTACTGGGCCTCAGTGTTTATGCTTCCGGTCAGAATTGTGAAGGATCTTGAAAAATGTATGCGTCGGTTTCTATGGAATGGTGGGGTTCAAGGTTCCAGTCGTTCTAAAGTGGCCTGGAAGGATGTTTGCTTGCCTAAGATCGAAGGTGGTTTGGGCATTCGGAGTGTTGTGGATGTTAATAAAGCGCTGATATCTTCCCATGCATGGAGTATCATAAATAATCGGCGCTCGTTGTGGGTTTCATGGATTCATACCTACAAGCTTAAAGGTATTAGTTTTTGGGAGGTTAAATGCTCGTCTAATCCGAGTTGGGGTTGGAGAAAGATTCTCGCGCTTAGAAATCAGATTCGGCCTTATGTTTGGAAAACTATTCAAAGCGGTCAACAGACTAATGCTTGGAGCGATAACTGGTGTTCTTGCAGCCCAATCCGTGACTTTATTTCTCCTAGGCGTATTCATAATGCAGGTTTCAACTTAAACACGACAGTTGCGGATCTAATTGATTCTAATGGTCAATGGAAATGGCCAGTGGCTTGGTATGATTTATTTCCGGTCTTATTAAATATTTCCGCTCCAACTCTAGTGGAGGATGTGGCTGATCGTTCTCGTTGGAAGGATTATGAGGGTAAGTTACAGCATTTTCACTCTTTTGAAGCTTGGAACTCTTTTCGGATGTGGAGAGATAAAGTTACTTGGGTTGATGCGGTTTGGTTTAGCCAGTGTATTCCTAGGCACTCTTTTCACGTTTGGCTAGTTATTAACAACAAACTAAAGACTCAAGACAGGATGTCTATTTGGGAAGCGGGTAGTGCCACTAATCTCATCCTCATGTGTTGTCCTCTGTGTTTTTATGATCGTGATTCTAGGGACCATCTGTTCTTTCAGTGTCCTTATGCCTCTGAGGTGTGGAAGACAGTTAGAGAATGGGTGGATATGGGGAATGTCAATAACACATGGAGTTCTGTTTTGGATTGGATTGAGAACAATGCTAGCTCGAAGCAACTGAACAAGATTGTTTGCAAGATTCTCTTGGGGGCGACTACCTATTTCATTTGGCAAGAAAGAAACAATCGGTTATTCTCGAACCTTCAACGATCCCCGGCTATAATTTCTCAAGTTATTTTTAACACTGTTCGGCTGAAGTTAATGGGATTCAGCTTTGCAAGTCACCCGGACCACTTGAAGATCCGTGACTGA
- the LOC110908496 gene encoding uncharacterized protein LOC110908496 isoform X2, with the protein MSPTILHSIFFFILLTPIQFPHAEETMVPLIEPGRRNLMTSPFNDVRRKLNGFQICSLCTCCNSGGGNGGAGGGKYCTPSPCCYAINCNIPNRPFGFCSFTPKSC; encoded by the exons ATGTCTCCTACCATCCTTCActccatcttcttcttcatcctctTAACCCCAATTCAATTCCCCCAT GCGGAAGAAACAATGGTGCCGTTAATAGAGCCCGGAAGACGGAATCTCATGACTTCTCCGTTCAACGACGTTCGCCGGAAACTCAACGGTTTCCAGATTTGTTCACTCTGCACCTGCTGCAACTCCGGCGGTGGCAACGGCGGCGCCGGTGGCGGTAAATACTGCACGCCGTCGCCGTGTTGTTACGCGATCAATTGCAATATCCCAAATCGGCCGTTTGGGTTCTGCTCGTTCACTCCGAAATCAT GTTAA